The region TACTCATGTTACTGCGGGGGTCAGAGGAAAGAACTAACGTTCTTGCATGAAAACCACCAAGGACGACAGTACCCTTGTGTGCGTTCCTATAAATGACTCATTAAAACGGCATGTTATCTCTAGGCTAACGACTCCAGTTTCTTCCTCACTGGGCTAAGCTCGAGGCTGAGCAACACGAAGGCGAGCATTTCGACGGGGCAGCAGCTGGGATTCGGGACGGGTCACTGCATCCGCGGGTCGCTGCATCAGGGTTAGTCATTCGTGTTTCTCAAAACTGGGACTTGTGTTCCCCACAGGGAGGTCTCGCACCGGCCCCCACGGCATCGGCGGCGGCTCTGTCAGGGTCCTTCGTCCATGTCCCATGAGGAGCGCGGGCCCCCGGGATAGTAAGTACTCAACGAATTATACGTTGAAGTGCTTTTGCAACCAAAGCAGCTGACCGGAGCCACCTTGGCTTTGCCCGTGAAAAGGGAGGAGCACTCACGGGAGTCGAACTTCCAGGCGATGGTGATGCCGCCGATCTCCGAGTCGCTGAACCGCAGCAGGAACGTCCCGTCGGGCTTGTTGATGAGCAGGTCGTGGGCCTGCTGCTTGTTCACGAAGCCCAAGATTGCCCTGGGCCACAGAGGTCGGAGGGGCAGAAGCAGAgtgtgatattttttttttaaacaccagAAAGACAACCTTCTTACTCTATCGCTGACTTAAGAAATGCCAGTTCTTACCCATCATTCCAATGAGGCTTGAGATGTTTTTTTAACACTTCCATCACCCCGTCGAACCACTGCCAGAAAGTGTAATTCCGTCCCGGTAAATTCTCCTGGTCGGAGGCACAACAAGGAACACGATTAAGGCGAAAGCAACACCCGGGACAGCGCCTGCACACACCGGAACCGGAGAAAACCAAACAGCAAACCAACACCCACTCTGCCAGAACCGCGCAAATATCAAGACCCATCTGCGTTTCCCCACGTGAATGGTCCTGCCACCGAAAAACAGACCGGAGAGGCAGCGAGCGGAGGAACGCAGCCCAGAGCCGTCGCCAACCCCGCCGCACCCTGCTGCGCGCACCCTCCCCCGGCCTCACGGGGCCTCCGCTGTCTCGGACGTGGGGGTCTGTGACCAGCAGCGGCTGCATCACCCAAGGGCTTCTGAGAAATGCAGGTTTTCAGGCCTCATCTCAGATCTACTTAATCTGAGCCTGCATCTTCAGAAGATGCCCAGGGGGCTGTCGATGTGAGCTGGATTAAATCACCAGGGCCGGCCCCAGAGATTGCCCCGTCACACAGCAGTTGCCAATAACCATCGGAAAAACGCAGTTATCTGATTCTCGTGGAATTTCTGCACCCCTTATCGAAGTGCCCCTGACCGCCAGCAAACACGTCGGCCAAATGGTCGACACACAGCCACTCAAAAGGCTTACACTCAGAGACAGTGAGATCTCTGAATTAGGGCTTGAAAAACACTggtaagagccctggctggcatagctcagtggattgagcgtgggctgcgaaccaaagtgttgcaggttcgattcccagtcagggcacatgcctgggttgcaggccagggcccccagcaaccacacattgatgtttctctctctctttctccctcccttccctctctaaaaataaataaataaatctctaaaaaaaacacTGGTCGGGGTGGTGGTATAAGAagagaaatgagccctggctggcgtagctcagtggattgagcgcgggctgggaaccaaagtgtcccaggtttgattcccagccagggtacatgcctgggttgcaggccataaacctcagcaactgcacattgatgtctgtctgtctgtctgtctctctctctctccctccctcccttccctctctaaaaataaataaataaaatctttaaaaaaaaaaaagaagagaaatgaaagttaaatttaaaatcaaagatgtGACAGGTGCCCTCCGAGCTAGCAGATGCTGCAGGAAAAGTTTCCTGCATCGGCACTCCCTTCAGGTGGGCCGAGGGGCCCCCGGGAGGCGGCTCACGTGGCGCGCCGGGGTGCACCGAGGCCGGGGGACAGCACCCGATGCCCGGGTCATCGCCAAAGCTCCACTTCTCATGAGTTCCGTGAACGTTCGCTTTGCTTGCTATTTCCTTTACAAAAGGCACCAGCTGCACATGCAGCCTGATTGACCGAAGTATTCAAAGACGTAGCTTTTTACATAAAAACACGTGGTCATCTATCTGCTGAGTAGCTTCCCGCTACGCTGGGTGCGTTTCACTGGAGACGGAAAGCATGGGGGGTCGGGGAGGGGCGGCTCCCAGAGGCGCTGGGCTGGCCCCACGGGGCCGCCACTCACCCGGTTGAACTGGGACCAGGACACGGACATGCTGCTGTAGTCCTCCAGGTGGCTGCCGCTGCTGTTGAACAGCTTCTGCGCCAGGAACACGAGGTTCTCCTTGGTGAGCCCCCGGTTGCTCTGCACTTCGGCCTTGAACTTCATGTTGAGCGCCTCGCACAGCTGCGGCCACAGCACCTTGTCAGGCACGGCAAACGGCACCCTGCCCTGAGACGGACAGAAGCCAGAGCCGTATGAGAAGACGGTTGCGTGACTTACTCCCTCGACCCgaaaaaaacgaaaacaaaaaaaaaaaacaccgaCGGCTGCACGTAGTTACAAACGTTTGTCCTAACAGCCCGAGGATAAAATTTGAGCCTTCCTGGGACGTGCTGTTCCGGGAAACTCGGAAGGTTCATTTTACCTTCTTTGCACGCAATGCGCAAAGTGGGACTTTGTGCTGTCTACCGGGCTCTGTGACGAGCTGACCAGCGTCCACTCCGAGCCTACATTCTCACAGCCACAAAAAACAGAACGTGACTGAGCTCTGCCCCTTACACTGCGGACtcagggggggcgggggcagcggtCCGAAACCCTGGTTCTCCAGGTACAGAGAGAGggaagtgtgtgtgcatgagtgtaaCCCTCGCCTGTGACACCTCCTGCTGACAGAGAACTCCGGCCCAAAGGGAACCAGCTTAAGGAAGGAGGGTCACTGTTAGTTCTACGGGTTTATTAAAAACAGGTCAGACTATGTATTTTTAGGAAACTGTTTTTCATCCCATTCAGCCATcatatttaatgttaattattataaaactatttttgggaaaaaaacacttttgaatGGGAAATCCTGCACATGATACAAAAATCAGAAAGTACGGAGGGtctgccctgaccagcgtggcttgGTTGGGTGGGCGTCGTTCCTTGAGGTGGGAGGCCGCCAGCTCCATCCCCGGCCGGGGCgcctgcctgggttgggggttcagaCCCGGTCGGGGCaagtgccagaggcaaccaatggatgtttctcacatcgatgtttctctccctctctttctccctcccttcccctttctctaaaaattggcaaataaaaccttttttaaatttttaaaaagaaaagcacaggtTATCCAGTGAGGCGACTTTCCTATCCCTCCTGTGCCTTAGCAACCCAGCTCCTCTCCTGAAAGGTGTGTGCGATCCAGCTTCTGGCTTACACCTCTGTAAGTATTCCGTGCAGGCCGGCAAATGTATACGGTTTTCCCCTTTACATTTGACCAGACCCCCACGGACGGACACCTGTGCGTCAGCCTTCAGTCTCCAGCTAAACAGTGCGGCACTGCGGTTACACCGtgacatgtacacacatatacctaCAAATTCCTACAAGGGTGTATTCATTTCAAAGCAGCACAAGATGTACACTAGCTATTGACGTACTGGAAACGTTAAAAATGCTGatactaagccctggctggcgtagctcagtggattgagcgcgggctgcgaaccaaagcatcgcaggttcgattcccagtcagggcacatgcctgggttgcaggccacagcccccagcaaccgcacattgatgtttctctctctctctctctctctccctcccttccctctctaaaaataaataaataaaatctttaaaaaacaaacaaaaaaccccgcTGACACTGATTTAGACCAGACACTTTAGCAACAGCGCGCTGCAGGAGTCGCCAGGGCCGCCGGAGCAGAGCGTGCTCTGGGCAAAGGcgggggaggaagtgggggtgtgGCCATCCCGTCCGGGAGGCTCATCGGGACAGGCTGTAGGCAGGTGGTTTTTAAAAGGAGCCTCAAACTGAGGGTTGGTTGCCCCAGCGTAGTAGAATTTCTGATAAAAATCGCGCCTCTGCAGCAAAAACATTCTCTAAAGAGAACCGTTGAGAACGTAAGACCGTTCGTGTTAGAGAACATACTTCTGTGCCCCAAACAGCAAGCATGACCCCTCCGTCAGGCCTTCACGGACCGCTCGCTGCCGGGCACATGCACCCCGCGTGACGGTGCCGCTGCGGCGTTCTGAACTCGCTCCCCGAGCAGCCCCCCATGCTGCTCAGACAGCGTCTGCGTGCACAAACCCAGAAACCCGAACGTTCGCCCTTAGACAAAGGGCATCGAACATCCCTCTCTTCATGAGAGACCTGGGACGGGTCGCAGAGTCTAAACTTTGGGACAGACATTAACTGTCGCCCTCGTTTATTGGAAGGAAGACGACAGGGAGCAAGTTCCACGCTGAAGTCACCTCCTGAGAGGTCTGACCCCCAGAACAgcggtccccaacatttttggcaccagagatGGGTTTTGTGGAAGATGATTTTCCCACGGGAGGGAtggcgggtggggggagagagaggctgggacCCCTGCCGAGGACCCTGAGAGTCCCGATTTCCATGTACGGTTTCACCCAAGGGTTCAAAACAATACTTCCTGAGTACTGAGTGTGTGCCTGGCATTTTGTCTGTTATCTAATTTAATCTTCCTGACAACCACGGAGCACGGTCATCCCCGCGCTGCAGACGCTTAGGGgaccctggggctcagggaggcgGAGTGAATGTCCCGAAGCCACAGAGGAGGagaggctggagctggagctggagctggagcacTGGCCCGCCTGCGAGCCCGCCCCCTCCTCATTTTCTGCACACGCCCCACGCCGCCTCCCACCAGGAGACACGGCGTTCTCCTCTGCTCTTTTCGGGGACGACACATGCGAGGGACCCATGACACCAGCATCAAGGTCTCACGCCCCACAGGCCCGGGGAACCCACTCACAGGCTCTGCAAAAGCATTGTCCCACAGAACGGTGGCCGTGGCGTTGTTGTCCTGGCTGCCGTGCACGATCACCACCACCGGGAGGGACAGGGTCTGCAAAGACACGGGACACGGGCTGAGCCCCCTGCGGGCGGCATGTCCTCCCCCTGCTCTTTGCTTCTCCCGCCGCCACACGTGCACTCTCCCGGCCTCCGCGCAAGCCGCCTCGGACCCCGAGTGAGAACGCTCCAGGGTCATTGCAACTCGGCCACACCGGCGCGGCCTCAGACATTCTGCCTGCAGTAAGAGACCCTACCAAATATCTCTGAAGGACGGGGTAAGTTCTCTAAGCTACACGGAGcaccagaaagaggaaagagggcaTGGAGACATTTccaggagggagaaaaaccaACACGTAACAAACGTCGTAAGTTACGACGACTGTTAACCAGACTCCTCCTGAGTGATGTTGCTCCTCAGTCACTTTCTACCCATTTCCAGCCACTTCAGCTCATTACTGTTTGCTCCTTCTCAGGGGAAGCTAGGAGACACCGTTCTAAGGAGGAGGCCTCCTCGCTTTCTGTTCGTCAATAACCAGGGAGAGGACGCCCGTTGTGACCGGAACAATCCTTCCGGGATGTCCAAGTCCTCCCCCGCACACACCCGCCCGCGCACGCACACCGCCGAGGGCCTCACCTTGACTTGAAACACCAGCTCGTTTCCGCCGACGCTGAACTGCGACTCAAACAGGATCGTGAATTTTTCTTCCGTCACGGACTCTGCTCCGCGACGGTCAGACCTCTTGATCCGCTTCAGGGACTGAAAAGGAGACCATTAATGGGACAGAGACCTCAGACGACGGGGGACGCTCGGTTCCTCCTCCCCCGCCGCCCTCACCATGTTCCTGAAGTGGGCGCTGAGCGTGCCGGTGGCCTGGTGGTACTCCATCACGCAGCAGTTGTTCAGGATCTCGCCGCTGTAGTCGCTGCGGGGCAGAGAGGGGCGCGGCGCTGAGCCCACGCGGGCCTCAGCTCCCGCGGGGCAGAAATTCGCATGGGGTAGGAGGAAAGTCAGAAGGCATTTAAAAACTTAACTCATTTACAGGAAATATTGGCTCTAGGAAACGTAcaaaacatacatacacataaaatatacaaaaatttccTCAAACAAATCCCTGTAAGGGAAACAAAATCACACCATGTTTGCAGAGGTTGGCCCCTAGGCTCTTCCTCTGACGGCCAGAACAGGCCAGAAGGGTGACCAGGATTCCCACAGAGACCGCAGACCCCAGAAGCCTCCTTAAAGGGACCACGTCACCGATTTCCAGGACTAAGGAGAGGCGCCCGTGTGAGGCAGGACGTGCGTACTTGCGGGTGTTCTCGTTCTTGAGCAGCGACTTGGCCTGCTGCTCGCTGATGATGGTGGCCTTCACCTGGGGGGGGTTCATGTGCACGTTCAGCTTCCCGCCCACCAGCAGCCGCACTGTGGCCGCGAACTTGGTCTGGGTCTTCAGGACCTGCGGGGGCTGCTTCTCGATGATGAAGGTGCTGCAGGGACACGGGAGGTGCGGCCTAAGGGGTGGGGCTCTGGTCCCTCCCAGTGGCGGGGACCGTGCAAGGGCtcagcaggagaaggaggagcacGGGGCAGACAGAGACCCTGTTCCCAGGGAGGCCACTGAGAGTCGGGGGAAGACCGGAGGGGCGGCAGTGAAATGAACTTGGCAGTGGGAACGGGCTGCAGGAAACCAGGGCAGCCCCTGTGGCGCTCACAAGAGCAGCTGGGAAAGGTCAACACCGAGCAGTCACGGCCACCGGGGAGACAAGGATTCAAGCAACAGCCTGCCATGGGCAAAGCACTCCcagcttcccaccccacccccaccccggccctgccgGCCACACTGGGGGCTGGGCGTGGCCGAGGGGCAGCAGTCACCTGGTCACCAGGGCTGAGATGATGTCTGTGATGGTGGCGTTGACCTCAGCCAGCATCTCCTCCACGGGGCCCGGGATGGGCAGCTGCTGGCAGAGGTGCTCAGCTCTGCGGATCTGCTGCCGGTTCTGCCAGATGATCTCAGCCAACTTCTCGCACCTGCCCACGCACCCGAGGCCAAAGGGAAGGACAATGGCTTCACCCCGTGCCCCAGGACACAGGTGGAGAGGCTCCCAGCCCGGGGCCAGCCCCCCAAGACCCGGCCACCCCCATGCCCTGTGCATTGAGCAGAGCAGAGCCGCCCTGCCTCCCAGGAACACAGAGAGACACACGAGAGGGGCGACTCTGACATGGACGCCATCAGCCCCAGCCTCACTGTTCACCCCTGCTCCACTCCCCCAGTCAGTGAGTCCcgtcccagggaggggcaggaccgCGGGCACCACGTCTGTGTCAGGAGCCAAACCCACGGGGGAGTCAGACCTGCCTTAGGACGGAGTGTGCTGCCCGCCCGTGGACACACGGGAGCAGAATACGCAGCTGGGAGCTCCGTCccgggcccctgcctgccctgccctcctgggtgccctgccccggcccccacaCCAGGTACCAGGACTGCAGCACGTCCAGGCTGCCCTCAGGGGGCCCTCCGTTCCCGGCCAGCTGCTGCCGCCGCTTCCACTGGATCAGCTCGTCATCCAGGATGATGGTCTGCTGCTTCCGCAGCAGCTGCAGGGTCTTCTGGTGCTTCTCGGCCAGCTCCTGGGACAGGGGACAGCAGGCCCTTCTGGGCTCCGAGAccacagccctgcagggcctcAGCGGGGGGCAGGGCCGCCCCTTTCCCCgacctgctcctcctcccaggcccccacAGGCCTCCTGCTCCCCGGGGCCCTGCTGTCTTGCCGGCTCCACCCCTGTCTCAGGTGCCCCTACACTTGGGACCTGGGCCCGAGCCCGGAGGACCGGGACCGGGGCCCCACTCACCCCGCGGTACTGCTGCAGCGTCTGGGCCTCCCGCTGTAGCCAGGCCTCCAGGGACACCTGCTTCTGCTGCAGGGCCGCCTCCCGGCTCAGACGCTCCTGGGGGTTCAGCTGGGCCAGCTGGGCAAACTGAGCTGGAGGAGGGGACGGGACAGCCGCGGCCATGATCTCCCAGCTCCCAGCGCCCAAGACCCTCATGCTGACCCGGCTGACCAGTGACACGTCAGGGCGCTGGGAACCCAGGGCACCCGCGGTGAGCCGCACCACTCCCCGGACCCCCGACTCTGAGCTCCCCTCCTGAGCTGGGGAGACAGAAGCTCGTGGGTCCAGCTGAGGAGGACCCCAGCACCCTGGCCCACGCAGCTGGCTGCCCCACCTTCCTCACGCCACCCTGGGGTCCAGCTCGGTGCCACACTGCCCAGTCCCAGGTCTGCCCTGGCCGTTTCCTGCCTACGTGGACTCAGGCAAATCACTTCTCTTCTCGAGGCCTCGGGCTCTCTTCCCACCAGCGTCAGGGAGCTCACCGATggcagggacaggggctggggtggggaggggcctaGTCACCCTTGATTAAAAAGTAAGCTATGCGCCCCAACTAGTGTGGTTCAGCAGGTCGGGGTCACCAGTGCGATTCCCTGTCACAGCACTGGCTTGGGTGGCAGGCCCGGGACCCGGCTGGGGGCGCGCTGGAGGCcactgaccgatgtttctctcccacatcgaagcttctccccctctctttctccctcctttcccctctctctaaaaataaataaactctttttaaaaataagtggtgAAATGCTTAAGACGTAAGGAAGGTAGAAAGAATGATACAGAAAACACCTGTGAATCCACATCCCAACTCAAGGAATCAAACATTTCCATGGTGAcagccacctgcccccaccctctaGCCTGCaggcccacccctccctccataGAGGGAACCGTTCCCCTACAAACCAGGGCGGGAGGGGGGGATAATGACTGTCCCTGCCAACAGCCTTTGGGACACCCGGTGTTCTGACGTGGGCTGAGTCAAGAAGGTGTGAGCATCAGCA is a window of Phyllostomus discolor isolate MPI-MPIP mPhyDis1 chromosome 8, mPhyDis1.pri.v3, whole genome shotgun sequence DNA encoding:
- the STAT5B gene encoding signal transducer and activator of transcription 5B isoform X1, with the translated sequence MAVWIQAQQLQGDALHQMQALYGQHFPIEVRHYLSQWIESQAWDSIDIDNPQENIKATQLLEGLVQELQKKAEHQVGEDGFLLKIKLGHYATQLQNTYDRCPMDLVRCIRHILYNEQRLVREANNGASPAGTLVDAMSQKHLQINQTFEELRLVTQDTENELKKLQQAQEFFIIQYQESLRIQAQFAQLAQLNPQERLSREAALQQKQVSLEAWLQREAQTLQQYRGELAEKHQKTLQLLRKQQTIILDDELIQWKRRQQLAGNGGPPEGSLDVLQSWCEKLAEIIWQNRQQIRRAEHLCQQLPIPGPVEEMLAEVNATITDIISALVTSTFIIEKQPPQVLKTQTKFAATVRLLVGGKLNVHMNPPQVKATIISEQQAKSLLKNENTRNDYSGEILNNCCVMEYHQATGTLSAHFRNMSLKRIKRSDRRGAESVTEEKFTILFESQFSVGGNELVFQVKTLSLPVVVIVHGSQDNNATATVLWDNAFAEPGRVPFAVPDKVLWPQLCEALNMKFKAEVQSNRGLTKENLVFLAQKLFNSSGSHLEDYSSMSVSWSQFNRENLPGRNYTFWQWFDGVMEVLKKHLKPHWNDGAILGFVNKQQAHDLLINKPDGTFLLRFSDSEIGGITIAWKFDSQERMFWNLMPFTTRDFSIRSLADRLGDLNYLIYVFPDRPKDEVYSKYYTPVPCEPATAKAVDGYVKPQIKQVVPEFVTSADSAGGSATYMDQAPSPAVCPQAHYNMYNPQNPDPVLDTDGDFDLDDTMDVARRVEELLGRPMDTQWIPHAQS
- the STAT5B gene encoding signal transducer and activator of transcription 5B isoform X2 — encoded protein: MDLVRCIRHILYNEQRLVREANNGASPAGTLVDAMSQKHLQINQTFEELRLVTQDTENELKKLQQAQEFFIIQYQESLRIQAQFAQLAQLNPQERLSREAALQQKQVSLEAWLQREAQTLQQYRGELAEKHQKTLQLLRKQQTIILDDELIQWKRRQQLAGNGGPPEGSLDVLQSWCEKLAEIIWQNRQQIRRAEHLCQQLPIPGPVEEMLAEVNATITDIISALVTSTFIIEKQPPQVLKTQTKFAATVRLLVGGKLNVHMNPPQVKATIISEQQAKSLLKNENTRNDYSGEILNNCCVMEYHQATGTLSAHFRNMSLKRIKRSDRRGAESVTEEKFTILFESQFSVGGNELVFQVKTLSLPVVVIVHGSQDNNATATVLWDNAFAEPGRVPFAVPDKVLWPQLCEALNMKFKAEVQSNRGLTKENLVFLAQKLFNSSGSHLEDYSSMSVSWSQFNRENLPGRNYTFWQWFDGVMEVLKKHLKPHWNDGAILGFVNKQQAHDLLINKPDGTFLLRFSDSEIGGITIAWKFDSQERMFWNLMPFTTRDFSIRSLADRLGDLNYLIYVFPDRPKDEVYSKYYTPVPCEPATAKAVDGYVKPQIKQVVPEFVTSADSAGGSATYMDQAPSPAVCPQAHYNMYNPQNPDPVLDTDGDFDLDDTMDVARRVEELLGRPMDTQWIPHAQS